In Xiphophorus couchianus chromosome 8, X_couchianus-1.0, whole genome shotgun sequence, the following proteins share a genomic window:
- the mtfp1 gene encoding mitochondrial fission process protein 1: MGPSEEKTVDIYRDTWVRFLGYANEVGEAFRALVPVSFVWGSYAVATAYVTADAVDKGKKAAVAHGDNPGKTTRVAVAVVDTFVWQALASVIIPGFTINRVCAASLYLLGKSTKWPLPVRKWTTTAIGLSTIPFIITPIDRSVDFLLDSSLRKVYNDGKKHE; encoded by the exons ATGGGTCCAAGTGAAGAAAAAACGGTCGACATTTATCGTGACACATGGGTCCGCTTTTTAG GCTATGCCAATGAAGTCGGGGAGGCCTTCCGTGCTCTGGTGCCAGTGAGCTTTGTTTGGGGTAGTTATGCTGTGGCTACTGCTTATGTTACCGCAGATGCAGTGGACAAAGGCAAAAAAGCAGCTGTG GCCCACGGAGACAATCCAGGGAAGACAACACGAGTGGCCGTAGCGGTCGTGGACACGTTTGTGTGGCAGGCCCTGGCCTCTGTAATCATCCCGGGCTTCACTATTAACCGGGTGTGCGCAGCGTCCCTGTATCTGCTGGGCAAGTCCACCAAGTGGCCTCTGCCTGTTCGCAAGTGGACCACCACAGCTATTGGGCTCTCCACCATCCCCTTCATCATCACTCCAATAGACAG GTCAGTGGATTTCCTGCTGGACTCGAGCCTTAGGAAGGTCTACAATGATGGAAAGAAGCACGAATAA